Proteins from a genomic interval of Osmia bicornis bicornis chromosome 13, iOsmBic2.1, whole genome shotgun sequence:
- the LOC114871775 gene encoding rho GTPase-activating protein 190 isoform X6, with amino-acid sequence MARKSDNIKTINVAIVGLSGTEKDKGQVGVGKSCLCNRFMRSLNDDYNVDHISVLSQSDFSGRVVNNDHFLYWGEVTKPAEDGSEYQFQVIEHTEFIDDASFQPFKGGKMEPYAKRCAATKITSAEKLMYICKNQLGIEKEYEQKVLPDGKLNIDGFLCVFDVSVVPNRSIEKQVDIVANILNSLMKTKKPIILVTTKNDDANEQYVKEAEKLVIRKEYKGSILIVETSAHENINIDLAFMILAQLIDKTKMRSKVTPFAEAARSRKELLDASTESLQRLIRIHVTDYRALWSQASKKLAQHKEFSTFVELFGIDATQRLFRRHIKKLKDEQVAKKIQGYLDMLPDILHEICPDITNLINEEWSAVQQYIKEHPDFHQYFYECPEDIPWIDCDFGENNGTKIPYDVLETPEAETVFKNHINVLQQEQRRLELPKRWKKQFKQLLEETGYVTPGKHLSEVRVLFMGRECFEALSHHDCQEIYDQHQKEIIEKAKHNFQELLLEHADLFYHFKSIAPSGTITQDDIKEITDALVDDFRYKALDRLDQDRKLMLFQHLGFVHCPIREHCPAYPNCMDALIERILGTKAHRPSSWNHSSQWQLTSDNNQLNLVILGSNGLGEEFAREIRAQTEDDEVEIDCQLYTLGYRIIDGDVGLPHNSFTTSDFMPHGSFCIYSNEDSFEYIRSSLEKTLLSNLEQEDRLPFQGLPIVIMFVPESTIDELEAIRLKEEGQNLADSLQCPFIDVCIEDLEQDKRFPTPLVKDALQQLIQSINHRAGFLNIYQSVIECLEPDIRIIMCMFCGDPYSVENVLGPLLNHQCCFLSGDRSIVLETFLGESKRRVEVIISSFHGANAFRDELVHGFILVYSTKRKASLATLNAFSMNIPNLPIQIMAVTDTGGANAFFSNDLSHLLITEGNAIADKLQAHFMTSASSCQQKTAFYTPFFKEVWEKKPEIEQAFNMEEPGNLNDSGEGTLEYSALHPMPPPRHESYHLQTPDDGMSVTFRSGSESYEQLTPDGDLGDTGLNEQFADNRATPSDDSDIYSQVDFYREERERELLKSGDITNKLAGWVKDTFMHQDGVTNSYSHRAFTTGRRHISQAKPRPKGNSQTLKQPGKINLKDFSNVTDAIARMTVGEKDEHGPKLTMGHAPLATPELVDLGSEYAQVKDVVPSLYPPYDGDYMYALVQDSIGNNKPKLRHRRDKGQPSYSDSDSEWSSLERQKVADVLGKANKKPPSHKRIRKKRTAIPVAAPKVPSLASMGSGDGIVGLNYNIKEDKNWRVNPAERVSSETPDSSESSDPEHTSRSRSKQYKHAAASLRKRFGNSLPQQHLSTSLQHPYNVKHMTQEMFSASYDESSLDVSSPREINSPSVKDGDKLNRKKDKQKAKEDEKLEKRRQKEEKLKKHAEKEKEREKKKQEKIKQTKGPGAALTMSQPLIEDFAQSETNRIPLFLEKCVQFIEDEGLDSEGIYRVPGNRAHVELLFQKFEEDGNVDIHSLDIPVNAVATALKDFFSKRLPPLIDKDRMSELEDISGARGISKPMSATCMNMEDRSCRLLALRLMLNKLNPVNFDVLKFIFHHFVKVAENCKLNSMDSKNLAICWWPTLLPIEFNDLGRFEAMRPYLEDVVQTMIDQYPFLFCGEEAIVMV; translated from the exons ATGGCAAGAAAAAGTGATAATATCAAAACTATCAATGTTGCCATTGTTGGTCTTTCTGGTACTGAGAAAGATAAAGGACAAGTTGGTGTTGGAAAGTCATGTTTGTGTAATCGTTTTATGCGTTCTTTGAATGATGATTATAATGTGGACCATATATCAGTGTTATCGCAG TCGGATTTTAGTGGCAGAGTGGTAAATAATGATCATTTCCTCTATTGGGGTGAAGTTACAAAACCAGCAGAGGATGGATCAGAATATCAATTTCAAGTGATAGAGCATACTGAATTTATAGATGATGCATCCTTTCAGCCTTTTAAAGGTGGTAAAATGGAACCTTATGCAAAAAGATGTGCAGCCACTAAAATTACCAGTGCAGAAAAGCTTATGTACATTTGCAAAAATCAATTAGgtatagaaaaagaatatgAACAGAAAGTTTTGCCAGAtggtaaattaaatattgatgGTTTTTTGTGTGTATTTGATGTAAGCGTTGTACCAAACAGATCTATAGAGAAACAGGTGGATATAGTGGCAAACATACTGAACAGTTTGATGAAAACCAAAAAGCCAAtcattttggtaacaacaaaGAATGATGATGCAAATGAACAGTATGTAAAAGAAGCTGAAAAATTGGTAATACGTAAAGAATATAAAGGTTCCATTTTAATAGTTGAAACTTCTGCACATGAAAATATCAATATTGATTTAGCATTTATGATTTTGGctcaattaattgataaaacTAAAATGCGCAGTAAGGTAACACCGTTTGCAGAAGCAGCTAGATCTAGGAAAGAACTTTTAGATGCATCAACAGAATCTTTACAAAGATTGATTCGAATACACGTTACCGATTACCGCGCATTGTGGTCTCAAGCTTCTAAAAAGTTAGCTCAGCACAAAGAATTCTCAACATTCGTGGAATTATTTGGTATCGACGCAACCCAAAGATTATTTAGGCgacatattaaaaaattaaaagatgaaCAAGTAGCAAAGAAAATTCAAGGATACCTGGATATGTTACCCGATATTCTTCATGAAATATGTCCTGATATAACAAATTTGATCAATGA GGAGTGGTCGGCAGTGCAACAGTACATAAAAGAACATCCTGATTTTCATCAGTATTTTTATGAATGTCCTGAGGATATTCCATGGATTGATTGTGATTTTGGTGAAAATAATGGAACAAAGATTCCTTATGATGTTTTAGAAACTCCAGAAGCTGAAactgtttttaaaaatcatataaATGTGCTGCAACAAGAACAACGGCGATTAGA ACTTCCCAAAAG ATGGAAAAAGCAGTTTAAGCAGTTGCTGGAAGAAACTGGATATGTTACACCAGGGAAACATTTATCCGAGGTCAGAGTGCTTTTCATGGGTAGAGAATGCTTTGAAGCTCTTTCCCACCATGATTGTCAAGAAATATATGATCAACACCAAAAGGAAATCATTGAAAAGGCCAAACATAATTTTCAA GAACTATTATTAGAACATGCTGATTTGTTCTATCACTTCAAAAGTATAGCACCATCTGGAACTATAACACAAGATGATATTAAAGAGATAACAGATGCATTAGTGGATGACTTTAGGTATAAGGCTTTAGATAGATTAGATcaagatagaaaattaatgCTTTTTCAACATTTGGGATTTGTACACTGTCCTATAAGAGAGCATTGTCCAGCTTATCCAAATTGTATGGATGCACTTATAGAACGGATACTTGGAACAAAAGCACATAG GCCTTCTTCGTGGAATCATAGCAGTCAGTGGCAGTTAACATCTGAtaataatcaattaaattTAGTTATACTTGGAAGCAATGGCCTTGGCGAGGAATTTGCTCGTGAAATAAGAGCACAAACAGAGGATGACGAAGTAGAAATTGATTGTCAGTTATATACACTTGGATATCGAATTATCGATGGTGATGTCGGATTACCGCACAATTCATTTACTACTTCAGACTTCATGCCCCATG GATCTTTTTGTATTTACTCAAATGAGGATTCATTCGAATATATTCGATCGTCTTTAGAGAAAACATTATTATCGAATTTAGAGCAAGAGGATAGGTTACCATTTCAAGGATTACCTATCGTCATTATGTTTGTACCAGAATCTACTATAGACGAACTGGAAGCAATACGACTTAAGGAAGAGGGTCAGAATCTTGCTGATAG CTTACAGTGTCCATTTATCGATGTCTGCATAGAAGATTTAGAACAAGATAAAAGATTTCCTACTCCGCTTGTGAAAGATGCATTACAACAACTGATACAATCTATAAATCATAGAGCTggttttctaaatatttatcaaagtGTTATTGAGTGTTTGGAACCTGATATAAG aaTAATAATGTGTATGTTTTGTGGAGATCCATATTCCGTGGAAAACGTACTCGGACCTTTACTCAATCATCAGTGTTGTTTTCTTAGCGGCGATCGATCGATTGTTTTAGAAACATTTCTAGGAGAATCGAAACGAAGAGTTGAAGTTATTATTTCAAGTTTCCATGGGGCGAATGCGTTTAGAGATGAATTAGTACACGGCTTTATATTGGTCTACTCCACAAAAAGGAAAGCATCCCTCGCAACGCTTAA tgcattttccATGAATATACCAAACTTACCGATACAAATAATGGCTGTGACTGATACTGGAGGTGCTAATGCTTTCTTCAGTAATGATTTGAGTCATTTACTTATCACAGAGGGAAACGCAATTGCGGATAAATTACAAGCCCACTTTATGACCTCGGCATCCAGTTGTCAACAAAAAA CGGCCTTTTATACACCATTTTTCAAAGAAGTTTGGGAGAAAAAGCCTGAAATTGAACAAGCCTTTAATATGGAAGAACCAGGCAATTTGAATGATAGTGGTGAAGGTACTCTAGAGTATTCTGCATTACACCCTATGCCACCACCACGACATGAAAGTTATCATCTTCAGACACCAGATGATGG TATGTCTGTAACTTTCAGAAGCGGTTCTGAGTCGTATGAACAGTTAACCCCGGATGGTGACCTTGGAGATACAGGACTGAATGAACAATTTGCAGACAATAGAGCCACACCTAGCGATGACAGTGATATTTATAGCCAAGTAGATTTTTACAGGgaagaaagggaaagagaattgTTAAAATCTGGCGATATTACGAACAAATTAGCCG GATGGGTGAAGGATACGTTTATGCACCAAGATGGAGTAACTAATAGTTACTCGCATAGAGCTTTTACTACGGGTAGACGTCACATTTCTCAAGCGAAACCGCGACCAAAAGGAAATAGCCAAACTTTAAAACAGCCTGGAAAGATAAATTTGAAAGATTTCTCGAATGTAACAGATGCCATAGCCAGAATGACAGTAGGCGAAAAGGATGAACACGGTCCTAAATTGACAATGGGTCATGCTCCTCTTGCTACACCCGAATTAGTAGATCTTGGCTCTGAATATGCTCAAGTTAAAGATGTGGTACCAAGCCTATATCCTCCTTATGACGGCGATTATATGTATGCTTTAGTACAAGACTCTATCGGAAATAATAAACCTAAGCTACGTCACAGACGCGACAAGGGACAACCCT CGTACAGTGATTCTGATTCGGAATGGAGTTCCTTGGAAAGGCAAAAGGTAGCTGACGTATTAGGAAAAGCGAATAAGAAACCACCATCGCACAAGAGGATACGAAAAAAACGTACAGCTATACCTGTTGCTGCACCAAAAGTTCCGTCTTTAGCTAGTATGGGAAGCGGAGATGGTATTGTTGGCCTGAATTACAATATcaaagaagataaaaattgGCGTGTAAACCCAGCAGAGCGTG TATCCAGCGAAACGCCAGATTCTTCCGAGTCCAGTGATCCGGAGCACACTTCCAGATCAAGATCCAAACAATACAAACATGCGGCCGCTAGTCTGCGAAAAAGATTCGGAAATTCATTGCCGCAGCAACACCTATCAACGTCGTTACAACATCCTTACAATGTGAAACATATGACCCAAGAGATGTTTAGTGCTTCCT ATGATGAATCCAGCCTAGACGTTTCTTCCCCACGAGAGATTAATTCTCCCAGT GTCAAAGATGGTGATAAATTGAACAGAAAGAAGGATAAACAGAAAGCAAAAGAAGATGAGAAATTAGAGAAACGCcgacaaaaagaagaaaagttaAAGAAACACgcggaaaaggaaaaggagagagaaaagaaaaagcaagagaaaataaagcAAACTAAAGGACCTGGGGCAGCATTGACCATGAGCCAACCACTAATTGAAGATTTTGCTCAGAGTGAAACAAATCGAATACCCCTGTTTCTGGAAAAATGTGTGCAATTTATTGAAGacgaaggattagattctgaGGGGATATATAGGGTTCCTGGAAACAGAGCACACGTGGAActtttgtttcaaaaattCGAAGAGG ATGGAAATGTCGATATACATTCACTAGACATACCTGTAAATGCTGTTGCAACTGCTTTAaaagatttcttttcaaaGAGGCTACCACCATTGATCGATAAAGATCGCATGAGTGAACTTGAGGATATATCGG GAGCACGTGGTATCAGTAAACCAATGTCCGCAACATGTATGAATATGGAAG ATCGAAGCTGCAGGTTATTAGCACTACGTTTAATGCTCAACAAGTTGAATCCAGTAAATTTTGATGTACTCAAATTTATCTTTCATCATTTTGTAAA AGTTGCTGAAAATTGTAAACTGAACAGTATGGACAGTAAAAACTTGGCAATCTGCTGGTGGCCTACATTATTACCTATAGAATTTAATGATCTTGGCAGATTTGAAGCGATGAGACCATACTTGGAGGACGTAGTTCAAACGATGATCGATCAATATCCTTTCCTGTTTTGTGGTGAAGAAGCAATCGTAATGGTGTAG
- the LOC114871775 gene encoding rho GTPase-activating protein 190 isoform X3, with translation MARKSDNIKTINVAIVGLSGTEKDKGQVGVGKSCLCNRFMRSLNDDYNVDHISVLSQSDFSGRVVNNDHFLYWGEVTKPAEDGSEYQFQVIEHTEFIDDASFQPFKGGKMEPYAKRCAATKITSAEKLMYICKNQLGIEKEYEQKVLPDGKLNIDGFLCVFDVSVVPNRSIEKQVDIVANILNSLMKTKKPIILVTTKNDDANEQYVKEAEKLVIRKEYKGSILIVETSAHENINIDLAFMILAQLIDKTKMRSKVTPFAEAARSRKELLDASTESLQRLIRIHVTDYRALWSQASKKLAQHKEFSTFVELFGIDATQRLFRRHIKKLKDEQVAKKIQGYLDMLPDILHEICPDITNLINEEWSAVQQYIKEHPDFHQYFYECPEDIPWIDCDFGENNGTKIPYDVLETPEAETVFKNHINVLQQEQRRLELPKRWKKQFKQLLEETGYVTPGKHLSEVRVLFMGRECFEALSHHDCQEIYDQHQKEIIEKAKHNFQELLLEHADLFYHFKSIAPSGTITQDDIKEITDALVDDFRYKALDRLDQDRKLMLFQHLGFVHCPIREHCPAYPNCMDALIERILGTKAHRPSSWNHSSQWQLTSDNNQLNLVILGSNGLGEEFAREIRAQTEDDEVEIDCQLYTLGYRIIDGDVGLPHNSFTTSDFMPHGSFCIYSNEDSFEYIRSSLEKTLLSNLEQEDRLPFQGLPIVIMFVPESTIDELEAIRLKEEGQNLADSLQCPFIDVCIEDLEQDKRFPTPLVKDALQQLIQSINHRAGFLNIYQSVIECLEPDIRIIMCMFCGDPYSVENVLGPLLNHQCCFLSGDRSIVLETFLGESKRRVEVIISSFHGANAFRDELVHGFILVYSTKRKASLATLNAFSMNIPNLPIQIMAVTDTGGANAFFSNDLSHLLITEGNAIADKLQAHFMTSASSCQQKTAFYTPFFKEVWEKKPEIEQAFNMEEPGNLNDSGEGTLEYSALHPMPPPRHESYHLQTPDDGSGSESYEQLTPDGDLGDTGLNEQFADNRATPSDDSDIYSQVDFYREERERELLKSGDITNKLAGWVKDTFMHQDGVTNSYSHRAFTTGRRHISQAKPRPKGNSQTLKQPGKINLKDFSNVTDAIARMTVGEKDEHGPKLTMGHAPLATPELVDLGSEYAQVKDVVPSLYPPYDGDYMYALVQDSIGNNKPKLRHRRDKGQPSYSDSDSEWSSLERQKVADVLGKANKKPPSHKRIRKKRTAIPVAAPKVPSLASMGSGDGIVGLNYNIKEDKNWRVNPAERVSSETPDSSESSDPEHTSRSRSKQYKHAAASLRKRFGNSLPQQHLSTSLQHPYNVKHMTQEMFSASSKHRSDNTFGNIPDDESSLDVSSPREINSPSIFYFDILNKVKDGDKLNRKKDKQKAKEDEKLEKRRQKEEKLKKHAEKEKEREKKKQEKIKQTKGPGAALTMSQPLIEDFAQSETNRIPLFLEKCVQFIEDEGLDSEGIYRVPGNRAHVELLFQKFEEDGNVDIHSLDIPVNAVATALKDFFSKRLPPLIDKDRMSELEDISGARGISKPMSATCMNMEDRSCRLLALRLMLNKLNPVNFDVLKFIFHHFVKVAENCKLNSMDSKNLAICWWPTLLPIEFNDLGRFEAMRPYLEDVVQTMIDQYPFLFCGEEAIVMV, from the exons ATGGCAAGAAAAAGTGATAATATCAAAACTATCAATGTTGCCATTGTTGGTCTTTCTGGTACTGAGAAAGATAAAGGACAAGTTGGTGTTGGAAAGTCATGTTTGTGTAATCGTTTTATGCGTTCTTTGAATGATGATTATAATGTGGACCATATATCAGTGTTATCGCAG TCGGATTTTAGTGGCAGAGTGGTAAATAATGATCATTTCCTCTATTGGGGTGAAGTTACAAAACCAGCAGAGGATGGATCAGAATATCAATTTCAAGTGATAGAGCATACTGAATTTATAGATGATGCATCCTTTCAGCCTTTTAAAGGTGGTAAAATGGAACCTTATGCAAAAAGATGTGCAGCCACTAAAATTACCAGTGCAGAAAAGCTTATGTACATTTGCAAAAATCAATTAGgtatagaaaaagaatatgAACAGAAAGTTTTGCCAGAtggtaaattaaatattgatgGTTTTTTGTGTGTATTTGATGTAAGCGTTGTACCAAACAGATCTATAGAGAAACAGGTGGATATAGTGGCAAACATACTGAACAGTTTGATGAAAACCAAAAAGCCAAtcattttggtaacaacaaaGAATGATGATGCAAATGAACAGTATGTAAAAGAAGCTGAAAAATTGGTAATACGTAAAGAATATAAAGGTTCCATTTTAATAGTTGAAACTTCTGCACATGAAAATATCAATATTGATTTAGCATTTATGATTTTGGctcaattaattgataaaacTAAAATGCGCAGTAAGGTAACACCGTTTGCAGAAGCAGCTAGATCTAGGAAAGAACTTTTAGATGCATCAACAGAATCTTTACAAAGATTGATTCGAATACACGTTACCGATTACCGCGCATTGTGGTCTCAAGCTTCTAAAAAGTTAGCTCAGCACAAAGAATTCTCAACATTCGTGGAATTATTTGGTATCGACGCAACCCAAAGATTATTTAGGCgacatattaaaaaattaaaagatgaaCAAGTAGCAAAGAAAATTCAAGGATACCTGGATATGTTACCCGATATTCTTCATGAAATATGTCCTGATATAACAAATTTGATCAATGA GGAGTGGTCGGCAGTGCAACAGTACATAAAAGAACATCCTGATTTTCATCAGTATTTTTATGAATGTCCTGAGGATATTCCATGGATTGATTGTGATTTTGGTGAAAATAATGGAACAAAGATTCCTTATGATGTTTTAGAAACTCCAGAAGCTGAAactgtttttaaaaatcatataaATGTGCTGCAACAAGAACAACGGCGATTAGA ACTTCCCAAAAG ATGGAAAAAGCAGTTTAAGCAGTTGCTGGAAGAAACTGGATATGTTACACCAGGGAAACATTTATCCGAGGTCAGAGTGCTTTTCATGGGTAGAGAATGCTTTGAAGCTCTTTCCCACCATGATTGTCAAGAAATATATGATCAACACCAAAAGGAAATCATTGAAAAGGCCAAACATAATTTTCAA GAACTATTATTAGAACATGCTGATTTGTTCTATCACTTCAAAAGTATAGCACCATCTGGAACTATAACACAAGATGATATTAAAGAGATAACAGATGCATTAGTGGATGACTTTAGGTATAAGGCTTTAGATAGATTAGATcaagatagaaaattaatgCTTTTTCAACATTTGGGATTTGTACACTGTCCTATAAGAGAGCATTGTCCAGCTTATCCAAATTGTATGGATGCACTTATAGAACGGATACTTGGAACAAAAGCACATAG GCCTTCTTCGTGGAATCATAGCAGTCAGTGGCAGTTAACATCTGAtaataatcaattaaattTAGTTATACTTGGAAGCAATGGCCTTGGCGAGGAATTTGCTCGTGAAATAAGAGCACAAACAGAGGATGACGAAGTAGAAATTGATTGTCAGTTATATACACTTGGATATCGAATTATCGATGGTGATGTCGGATTACCGCACAATTCATTTACTACTTCAGACTTCATGCCCCATG GATCTTTTTGTATTTACTCAAATGAGGATTCATTCGAATATATTCGATCGTCTTTAGAGAAAACATTATTATCGAATTTAGAGCAAGAGGATAGGTTACCATTTCAAGGATTACCTATCGTCATTATGTTTGTACCAGAATCTACTATAGACGAACTGGAAGCAATACGACTTAAGGAAGAGGGTCAGAATCTTGCTGATAG CTTACAGTGTCCATTTATCGATGTCTGCATAGAAGATTTAGAACAAGATAAAAGATTTCCTACTCCGCTTGTGAAAGATGCATTACAACAACTGATACAATCTATAAATCATAGAGCTggttttctaaatatttatcaaagtGTTATTGAGTGTTTGGAACCTGATATAAG aaTAATAATGTGTATGTTTTGTGGAGATCCATATTCCGTGGAAAACGTACTCGGACCTTTACTCAATCATCAGTGTTGTTTTCTTAGCGGCGATCGATCGATTGTTTTAGAAACATTTCTAGGAGAATCGAAACGAAGAGTTGAAGTTATTATTTCAAGTTTCCATGGGGCGAATGCGTTTAGAGATGAATTAGTACACGGCTTTATATTGGTCTACTCCACAAAAAGGAAAGCATCCCTCGCAACGCTTAA tgcattttccATGAATATACCAAACTTACCGATACAAATAATGGCTGTGACTGATACTGGAGGTGCTAATGCTTTCTTCAGTAATGATTTGAGTCATTTACTTATCACAGAGGGAAACGCAATTGCGGATAAATTACAAGCCCACTTTATGACCTCGGCATCCAGTTGTCAACAAAAAA CGGCCTTTTATACACCATTTTTCAAAGAAGTTTGGGAGAAAAAGCCTGAAATTGAACAAGCCTTTAATATGGAAGAACCAGGCAATTTGAATGATAGTGGTGAAGGTACTCTAGAGTATTCTGCATTACACCCTATGCCACCACCACGACATGAAAGTTATCATCTTCAGACACCAGATGATGG AAGCGGTTCTGAGTCGTATGAACAGTTAACCCCGGATGGTGACCTTGGAGATACAGGACTGAATGAACAATTTGCAGACAATAGAGCCACACCTAGCGATGACAGTGATATTTATAGCCAAGTAGATTTTTACAGGgaagaaagggaaagagaattgTTAAAATCTGGCGATATTACGAACAAATTAGCCG GATGGGTGAAGGATACGTTTATGCACCAAGATGGAGTAACTAATAGTTACTCGCATAGAGCTTTTACTACGGGTAGACGTCACATTTCTCAAGCGAAACCGCGACCAAAAGGAAATAGCCAAACTTTAAAACAGCCTGGAAAGATAAATTTGAAAGATTTCTCGAATGTAACAGATGCCATAGCCAGAATGACAGTAGGCGAAAAGGATGAACACGGTCCTAAATTGACAATGGGTCATGCTCCTCTTGCTACACCCGAATTAGTAGATCTTGGCTCTGAATATGCTCAAGTTAAAGATGTGGTACCAAGCCTATATCCTCCTTATGACGGCGATTATATGTATGCTTTAGTACAAGACTCTATCGGAAATAATAAACCTAAGCTACGTCACAGACGCGACAAGGGACAACCCT CGTACAGTGATTCTGATTCGGAATGGAGTTCCTTGGAAAGGCAAAAGGTAGCTGACGTATTAGGAAAAGCGAATAAGAAACCACCATCGCACAAGAGGATACGAAAAAAACGTACAGCTATACCTGTTGCTGCACCAAAAGTTCCGTCTTTAGCTAGTATGGGAAGCGGAGATGGTATTGTTGGCCTGAATTACAATATcaaagaagataaaaattgGCGTGTAAACCCAGCAGAGCGTG TATCCAGCGAAACGCCAGATTCTTCCGAGTCCAGTGATCCGGAGCACACTTCCAGATCAAGATCCAAACAATACAAACATGCGGCCGCTAGTCTGCGAAAAAGATTCGGAAATTCATTGCCGCAGCAACACCTATCAACGTCGTTACAACATCCTTACAATGTGAAACATATGACCCAAGAGATGTTTAGTGCTTCCT cgAAGCACAGGAGTGACAATACCTTTGGCAACATTCCAGATGATGAATCCAGCCTAGACGTTTCTTCCCCACGAGAGATTAATTCTCCCAGT atattttattttgatatcTTAAACAAGGTCAAAGATGGTGATAAATTGAACAGAAAGAAGGATAAACAGAAAGCAAAAGAAGATGAGAAATTAGAGAAACGCcgacaaaaagaagaaaagttaAAGAAACACgcggaaaaggaaaaggagagagaaaagaaaaagcaagagaaaataaagcAAACTAAAGGACCTGGGGCAGCATTGACCATGAGCCAACCACTAATTGAAGATTTTGCTCAGAGTGAAACAAATCGAATACCCCTGTTTCTGGAAAAATGTGTGCAATTTATTGAAGacgaaggattagattctgaGGGGATATATAGGGTTCCTGGAAACAGAGCACACGTGGAActtttgtttcaaaaattCGAAGAGG ATGGAAATGTCGATATACATTCACTAGACATACCTGTAAATGCTGTTGCAACTGCTTTAaaagatttcttttcaaaGAGGCTACCACCATTGATCGATAAAGATCGCATGAGTGAACTTGAGGATATATCGG GAGCACGTGGTATCAGTAAACCAATGTCCGCAACATGTATGAATATGGAAG ATCGAAGCTGCAGGTTATTAGCACTACGTTTAATGCTCAACAAGTTGAATCCAGTAAATTTTGATGTACTCAAATTTATCTTTCATCATTTTGTAAA AGTTGCTGAAAATTGTAAACTGAACAGTATGGACAGTAAAAACTTGGCAATCTGCTGGTGGCCTACATTATTACCTATAGAATTTAATGATCTTGGCAGATTTGAAGCGATGAGACCATACTTGGAGGACGTAGTTCAAACGATGATCGATCAATATCCTTTCCTGTTTTGTGGTGAAGAAGCAATCGTAATGGTGTAG